From a single Hypomesus transpacificus isolate Combined female chromosome 14, fHypTra1, whole genome shotgun sequence genomic region:
- the pias1b gene encoding E3 SUMO-protein ligase PIAS1 isoform X1, with the protein MAESAELKQMVMSLRVSELQVLLGYAGRNKHGRKHELLTKALHLLKAGCSPAVQMKIKELYRRRFPTKMVSPVDLALPSVHSTSSLPAGLTQLGFDSHGAPSPLLPVSLLGPKHELGLPHLPSALHPVHPDVKLQRLPFYDMLDELIKPTSLASDSSQRFQETCYAFALTPQQVQQISSSMDISGTKCDFAVQVQLRFCLSETSCPQEDHFPPNLCVKVNGKPCTLPGYLPPTKNGVEPKRPSRPINITSLVRLSTTVPNTIVVSWTSEIGRSFSMAVYLVRQQSSTVLLQRLRAKGIRNPDHSRALIKEKLTADPDSEIATTSLRVSLLCPLGKMRLMIPCRALTCSHLQCFDATLYIQMNEKKPTWVCPVCDKKAPYEHLIIDGLFMEILNSCLDCDEIQFKEDGNWSPMRSKKEVQEVSASYNGVDDSCRTLVPELRNYSSIDNSKKVEVIDLTLDSSSDDDLDDEPPPKRMCPSLSPVSPPMNKGVLNLHSQASPLTRAPSMPPVETSYIPPPPPLIQDYRHYYHTPSDLPDLNFFSFLQGDNHQHYNMMMAAAAAASASATDDHDLLLNRFLPYSSSQIFLEQPGTPGSSNLAAANGGSNSGSSSSLVSSSSLRDRDRDRDRDRDSHSHSGASRSREDAAAAAAIYGSISDVISLD; encoded by the exons ATGGCGGAGAGTGCGGAACTGAAG CAAATGGTGATGAGCCTTCGTGTTTCGGAGCTTCAAGTATTACTGGGGTACGCTGGACGGAATAAACACGGAAGGAAGCACGAACTCTTAACCAAAGCACTCCATCTACTGAAGGCTGGCTGCAGCCCTGCAGTGCAAATGAAGATCAAGGAACTCTATCGGCGACGCTTCCCCACCAAAATGGTGTCGCCGGTAGACCTAGCACTGCCAAGTGTTCATTCCACCTCCAGTCTGCCTGCAGGCCTGACTCAGCTGGGCTTTGACAGTCACGgtgccccctcaccccttctaCCTGTCTCCTTACTGGGTCCCAAGCATGAGCTGGGGCTGCCTCACCTGCCCTCTGCCCTGCATCCTGTGCACCCTGACGTCAAGCTCCAGAGACTGCCTTTCTACGACATGTTGGATGAGCTTATCAAGCCCACAAGTCTGG CCTCAGACAGTAGTCAGCGGTTCCAGGAAACGTGTTATGCTTTTGCTTTGACACCACAACAAGTTCAACAAATTAGCAGCTCGAT GGATATTTCGGGGACCAAGTGTGACTTTGCAGTCCAAGTTCAGCTAAG ATTTTGTCTCTCTGAGACTAGCTGTCCACAAGAGGATCATTTCCCTCCAAATCTGTGTGTGAAAGTGAACGGCAAGCCGTGTACTCTTCCA GGGTATCTTCCTCCAACCAAAAACGGAGTTGAACCAAAAAGGCCCAGTCGTCCTATCAACATAACATCCCTGGTCAGATTGTCCACCACAGTCCCTAACACAATTGTGGTGTCGTGGACCTCGGAAATCGGCAGG AGCTTTTCCATGGCTGTGTATTTGGTGAGACAGCAGTCGTCTACGGTGTTGTTGCAGAGACTACGGGCCAAAGGCATCAGGAACCCAGACCACTCCAGAGCGCTCA TCAAAGAGAAGTTGACAGCTGACCCTGACAGCGAGATCGCCACCACCAGTTTAAGAGTCTCTTTGCTGTGCCCG cttGGGAAAATGCGTCTGATGATCCCGTGCCGAGCGTTGACGTGTTCCCACCTCCAGTGCTTTGATGCAACGCTCTACATCCAGATGAATGAGAAGAAGCCCACCTGGGTGTGTCCTGTCTGCGACAAGAAGGCCCCTTACGAGCACCTCATCATCGACGG ATTGTTCATGGAGATCCTGAACAGCTGTTTGGACTGTGATGAGATCCAGTTCAAGGAGGATGGAAACTGGTCCCCTATGAGATCAAAGAAGGAGGTCCAGGAGGTGTCGGCTTCTTACAACGGGGTGGACG ATTCCTGTCGAACTCTGGTGCCGGAACTAAGGAACTACTCCTCAATCGACAACAGCAAGAAGGTGGAAGTGATCGACTTGACACTGGACAGCTCCTCAGATGATGACTTGGACGACGAGCCTCCACCAAAAAGGATGTGTCCCTCGCTgtcccctgtctctccaccgATGAACAAGGG GGTGCTGAATCTACACAGCCAGGCGTCGCCGTTAACCAGGGCTCCCAGCATGCCTCCTGTGGAGACAAGCTACattccccctcctccgcccctcatCCAGGACTACCGCCACTACTACCACACACCCAGTGACCTGCCAG ATTTAAatttcttctccttcctccaggGTGACAATCATCAG CATTACAACATGATGATGGCGGCGGCGGCCGCCGCTTCGGCCTCGGCTACAGACGACCACGACCTGCTGCTTAACCGCTTCCTGCCCTACAGCTCCTCCCAGATATTCCTGGAGCAGCCGGGCACACCGGGCAGCAGCAACCTGGCAGCCGCCAACGGAGGCAGCaacagcggcagcagcagcagcctggtgtcctccagcagcctgcgtgacagagacagggacagggaccggGACAGGGACAGCCACTCTCACTCGGGGGCTTCCAGGTCCAGGGAGGATGCCGCAGCGGCGGCGGCCATTTACGGTTCCATCTCGGACGTCATCTCGCTCGACtga
- the skor1b gene encoding SKI family transcriptional corepressor 1 homolog-B: MESIPTQIPAGRDSPSSKQELPYSSTSNLKPNQVSETILYGIPIVSLVIDGQERLCLAQISNTLLKNYSYNEIHNRRVALGITCVQCTPVQLEILRRAGAMPISSRRCGMITKREAERLCKSFLGAHNPPKLPENFAFDVSHECAWGSRGNFIPARYNSSRAKCIKCSYCSMYFSPNKFIFHSHRTPESKYTQPDAANFNSWRRHLKLTDKNSPDDVAHAWEDVKAMFNGGSRKRTLPMSGPERSSPLKSHGPSNLSRGDSPDIPPKILRCEDNRGSMNMTSSRSYPVIPVPSKGFGMLQKIPPPLFPHPYGFPAFGLCQKKDDMGEQNKPNLSGVFWPGTKDSTYSFPMFWPTGGLPIPSYPQSHPKPPPELLCPRKNDLDLSDNSDTNTPKDSMIDSERCSSTQSIRNEEVTGDEARPMEGLAIIPRKMSYVSAFRPVIKDTESITKLYGNRGNYKGAHHGYLSPDFLSESSSYRSVSPGVDSEGEPDVDVETNKSQEDEECLSVTTEGSRSSPSLNMAQGVSSNDPESRSVPEATLVDPQRINLHLAQSSEREIQDKARPERAAASFVDMYTSERSDLQHRSSPYFRSSNYLPGPLKSNDDSANKEEPSSTVDETETKSLNEQSNGSEESQRETDDGEEATVNISGDPQAEKDMETLAKEELQKQLLEQVEIRKKLEREFQSLKDNFQDQMKRELSYREEMVQQLHIVREAHDALHHFSCKMLTPRHCNGTCSFKSPLLPP, translated from the exons ATGGAGTCGATTCCTACTCAAATACCTGCGGGACGAGACTCACCAAGCTCAAAACAAGAACTGCCATACTCTAGCACGAGCAACCTTAAGCCAAACCAAGTTAGTGAGACCATTTTGTATGGAATACCCATCGTGTCATTGGTGATAGATGGCCAGGAGAGACTTTGCCTCGCACAAATTTCCAATACCTTGTTGAAGAACTACAGCTACAACGAGATACACAACCGGCGAGTTGCACTTGGAATCACCTGTGTGCAGTGCACCCCTGTCCAGCTTGAGATCCTAAGGCGGGCAGGGGCCATGCCCATTTCCTCTAGGCGCTGTGGGATGATTACGAAGCGTGAGGCCGAGAGACTTTGCAAATCATTCCTAGGCGCGCACAATCCCCCAAAACTTCCAGAAAATTTTGCGTTTGACGTGTCTCATGAATGCGCTTGGGGAAGTCGAGGTAATTTTATACCGGCAAGATACAATAGCTCAAGGGCTAAATGTATCAAGTGTTCCTATTGTAGTATGTATTTTTCTCCAAATAAGTTTATCTTTCATTCTCATCGCACACCAGAGTCAAAATACACTCAGCCGGACGCTGCTAACTTTAACTCCTGGAGGCGGCACCTCAAGTTAACAGATAAAAACTCACCTGATGATGTTGCTCATGCATGGGAGGATGTGAAGGCCATGTTCAATGGAGGTAGTCGCAAGAGGACGTTGCCAATGAGCGGGCCAGAGCGTTCTTCTCCATTAAAATCGCATGGACCTTCCAACCTATCCCGCGGAGACTCGCCGGATATTCCACCAAAGATACTCCGCTGTGAGGACAACCGAGGCAGTATGAACATGACAAGCTCTCGCAGTTACCCGGTAATTCCAGTTCCCAGCAAAGGTTTTGGAATGCTGCAAAAGATCCCACCACCGCTCTTTCCACATCCATATGGATTTCCAGCTTTTGGGTTGTGTCAGAAGAAAGACGACATGGGAGAGCAAAATAAACCCAACCTTTCAGGCGTGTTTTGGCCAGGCACCAAGGACAGTACCTATTCCTTTCCCATGTTTTGGCCAACAGGCGGCCTTCCTATACCATCATACCCACAGTCCCATCCCAAACCTCCACCAGAGCTCCTGTGCCCTAGAAAAAATGATTTGGACCTGTCTGACAACAGTGACACCAACACtcctaaggacagtatgattgACAGTGAGCGATGCTCCAGCACACAGTCCATTCGAAACGAAGAAGTAACCGGGGACGAAGCGAGGCCAATGGAGGGGTTGGCCATTATTCCCCGGAAAATGAGCTATGTCTCTGCTTTTAGACCGGTTATCAAAGACACAGAGAGCATAACCAAACTTTACGGCAACAGGGGAAATTACAAAGGTGCTCATCATGGCTATCTGTCACCTGATTTTTTAAGTGAAAGCTCAAGTTACCGGTCCGTATCTCCCGGCGTGGACAGTGAAGGTGAGCCAGACGTGGATGTAGAAACAAACAAATCACAAGAGGACGAGGAATGTCTTTCAGTTACCACTGAAGGCAGTCGGAGTTCTCCTAGTCTGAACATGGCACAGGGTGTTTCATCAAATGACCCAGAATCCAGATCCGTGCCAGAGGCCACTCTTGTTGACCCACAAAGAATTAACTTACATTTAGCACAGTCGTCAGAAAGAGAAATACAAGACAAGGCACGGCCGGAGAGGGCAGCTGCATCCTTTGTTGAC ATGTACACATCGGAGAGGAGTGATCTGCAGCACAGAAGCAGTCCCTATTTTAGGTCTTCTAATTACCTGCCAGGCCCACTCAAATCGAATG atgATAGTGCTAATAAAGAAGAACCATCCTCGACGGTAGATGAGACTGAAACGAAATCTTTAAACGAACAAAGCAATGGATCCGAAGAAAGCCAAAGGGAAACGGATGACG GCGAAGAAGCGACAGTCAACATTTCCGGAGATCCACAAGCAGAGAAGGACATGGAAACACTGGCAAAGG AAGAATTGCAGAAACAACTGCTGGAGCAAGTTGAGATCAGGAAGAAGTTGGAACGAGAATTCCAAAGCTTGAAAG ACAATtttcaagatcaaatgaaaagAGAGCTATCCTACAGAGAGGAGATGGTTCAACAGCTTCATATTGTCAGAG AAGCTCACGACGCACTACATCATTTTTCATGCAAGATGTTGACCCCCCGTCACTGCAATGGAACCTGCTCCTTCAAATCTCCTCTCTTACCCCCTTAA
- the pias1b gene encoding E3 SUMO-protein ligase PIAS1 isoform X2, whose protein sequence is MVMSLRVSELQVLLGYAGRNKHGRKHELLTKALHLLKAGCSPAVQMKIKELYRRRFPTKMVSPVDLALPSVHSTSSLPAGLTQLGFDSHGAPSPLLPVSLLGPKHELGLPHLPSALHPVHPDVKLQRLPFYDMLDELIKPTSLASDSSQRFQETCYAFALTPQQVQQISSSMDISGTKCDFAVQVQLRFCLSETSCPQEDHFPPNLCVKVNGKPCTLPGYLPPTKNGVEPKRPSRPINITSLVRLSTTVPNTIVVSWTSEIGRSFSMAVYLVRQQSSTVLLQRLRAKGIRNPDHSRALIKEKLTADPDSEIATTSLRVSLLCPLGKMRLMIPCRALTCSHLQCFDATLYIQMNEKKPTWVCPVCDKKAPYEHLIIDGLFMEILNSCLDCDEIQFKEDGNWSPMRSKKEVQEVSASYNGVDDSCRTLVPELRNYSSIDNSKKVEVIDLTLDSSSDDDLDDEPPPKRMCPSLSPVSPPMNKGVLNLHSQASPLTRAPSMPPVETSYIPPPPPLIQDYRHYYHTPSDLPDLNFFSFLQGDNHQHYNMMMAAAAAASASATDDHDLLLNRFLPYSSSQIFLEQPGTPGSSNLAAANGGSNSGSSSSLVSSSSLRDRDRDRDRDRDSHSHSGASRSREDAAAAAAIYGSISDVISLD, encoded by the exons ATGGTGATGAGCCTTCGTGTTTCGGAGCTTCAAGTATTACTGGGGTACGCTGGACGGAATAAACACGGAAGGAAGCACGAACTCTTAACCAAAGCACTCCATCTACTGAAGGCTGGCTGCAGCCCTGCAGTGCAAATGAAGATCAAGGAACTCTATCGGCGACGCTTCCCCACCAAAATGGTGTCGCCGGTAGACCTAGCACTGCCAAGTGTTCATTCCACCTCCAGTCTGCCTGCAGGCCTGACTCAGCTGGGCTTTGACAGTCACGgtgccccctcaccccttctaCCTGTCTCCTTACTGGGTCCCAAGCATGAGCTGGGGCTGCCTCACCTGCCCTCTGCCCTGCATCCTGTGCACCCTGACGTCAAGCTCCAGAGACTGCCTTTCTACGACATGTTGGATGAGCTTATCAAGCCCACAAGTCTGG CCTCAGACAGTAGTCAGCGGTTCCAGGAAACGTGTTATGCTTTTGCTTTGACACCACAACAAGTTCAACAAATTAGCAGCTCGAT GGATATTTCGGGGACCAAGTGTGACTTTGCAGTCCAAGTTCAGCTAAG ATTTTGTCTCTCTGAGACTAGCTGTCCACAAGAGGATCATTTCCCTCCAAATCTGTGTGTGAAAGTGAACGGCAAGCCGTGTACTCTTCCA GGGTATCTTCCTCCAACCAAAAACGGAGTTGAACCAAAAAGGCCCAGTCGTCCTATCAACATAACATCCCTGGTCAGATTGTCCACCACAGTCCCTAACACAATTGTGGTGTCGTGGACCTCGGAAATCGGCAGG AGCTTTTCCATGGCTGTGTATTTGGTGAGACAGCAGTCGTCTACGGTGTTGTTGCAGAGACTACGGGCCAAAGGCATCAGGAACCCAGACCACTCCAGAGCGCTCA TCAAAGAGAAGTTGACAGCTGACCCTGACAGCGAGATCGCCACCACCAGTTTAAGAGTCTCTTTGCTGTGCCCG cttGGGAAAATGCGTCTGATGATCCCGTGCCGAGCGTTGACGTGTTCCCACCTCCAGTGCTTTGATGCAACGCTCTACATCCAGATGAATGAGAAGAAGCCCACCTGGGTGTGTCCTGTCTGCGACAAGAAGGCCCCTTACGAGCACCTCATCATCGACGG ATTGTTCATGGAGATCCTGAACAGCTGTTTGGACTGTGATGAGATCCAGTTCAAGGAGGATGGAAACTGGTCCCCTATGAGATCAAAGAAGGAGGTCCAGGAGGTGTCGGCTTCTTACAACGGGGTGGACG ATTCCTGTCGAACTCTGGTGCCGGAACTAAGGAACTACTCCTCAATCGACAACAGCAAGAAGGTGGAAGTGATCGACTTGACACTGGACAGCTCCTCAGATGATGACTTGGACGACGAGCCTCCACCAAAAAGGATGTGTCCCTCGCTgtcccctgtctctccaccgATGAACAAGGG GGTGCTGAATCTACACAGCCAGGCGTCGCCGTTAACCAGGGCTCCCAGCATGCCTCCTGTGGAGACAAGCTACattccccctcctccgcccctcatCCAGGACTACCGCCACTACTACCACACACCCAGTGACCTGCCAG ATTTAAatttcttctccttcctccaggGTGACAATCATCAG CATTACAACATGATGATGGCGGCGGCGGCCGCCGCTTCGGCCTCGGCTACAGACGACCACGACCTGCTGCTTAACCGCTTCCTGCCCTACAGCTCCTCCCAGATATTCCTGGAGCAGCCGGGCACACCGGGCAGCAGCAACCTGGCAGCCGCCAACGGAGGCAGCaacagcggcagcagcagcagcctggtgtcctccagcagcctgcgtgacagagacagggacagggaccggGACAGGGACAGCCACTCTCACTCGGGGGCTTCCAGGTCCAGGGAGGATGCCGCAGCGGCGGCGGCCATTTACGGTTCCATCTCGGACGTCATCTCGCTCGACtga